The following coding sequences lie in one Globicephala melas chromosome 15, mGloMel1.2, whole genome shotgun sequence genomic window:
- the EFCAB8 gene encoding LOW QUALITY PROTEIN: EF-hand calcium-binding domain-containing protein 8 (The sequence of the model RefSeq protein was modified relative to this genomic sequence to represent the inferred CDS: inserted 2 bases in 1 codon; substituted 1 base at 1 genomic stop codon), producing the protein MREGGSQKNKEVLSSPTPSVSLSQTSDFQHESQLFTEPHLAQMEKMFQDEVDSTGALDMKTFVKAVKKILSNASIEMIEALFLKVDMNCNGLTSAASGGWREYLDYVMREFKGKEKMMRSQCYLRFHLPMRIIPLNHGCEIVKVEFLVQRRKKIGHFLTVTKDGILQFWSESFSLTSSFRLYQIHPLHNQQMRVIDMVCLHNMNLVAIVSTDQKVEFFDISNRKCVWAFTFIDLDSCVLTLNYWSDYHRAVFCYGDTKGNVIVFTSNDVTHGLFNPXILPRTSRWDHWTDVSTRKLLNEKSPMYRSYRLRALHPNWCQQVKFIPQLNLVASCSAIEESSLVLTILPPEVPESLKFSVLNLRKGILCFDYCPEKNVLVTGGHDPLICLWNPFFSKKPVWLMKGHETSVTHILVNSKHSSVLLSISKDKNIRVWDMQDYECLQSFCGKHFALGHCPITSAYFHKDDDSLICSTYSIGILKGYLETQGPGRAEEKTTTYSTPLCAILYSKVFKQVVSGCLSGVVSVWEVVTGKRMTEFSVTXDQHVELTATPLDESEACLLTGLRDGATKMWNSSVGECLLTFPSPDQMEISGIVHMNKVFYVTRWSKRITYFTFHKTKPVLLCYHWQTFHTEDVLSMARYQNQFLGTSSYNGDILFWNISMFGPILHFNASQSPLPSLPKRVPSLCPLRLEQPARF; encoded by the exons ATGCGGGAAG GTGGGTCCCAGAAGAACAAGGAGGTTCTCAGCTCCCCGACACCATCCGTCTCCCTTAGCCAGACATCCGACTTCCAACACGAGTCTCAGCTGTTCACTGAGCCACACCTGGCCCAGATGGAGAAAATGTTTCAAGATGAGGTCGACTCGACTGGAG CCCTGGACATGAAGACTTTCGTTAAGGCTGTGAAGAAGATTCTGAGCAATGCGTCCATCGAGATGATAGAGGCGCTGTTTTTGAAGGTGGACATGAACTGTAACGGCCTCACCTCCGCTGCTTCAGGTGGCTGGAGG GAGTACCTGGACTACGTGATGCGTGAGTtcaaggggaaggagaagatgaTGAGAAGCCAGTGCTACCTGCGCTTCCACCTTCCCATGAGGATCATACCCCT GAATCATGGGTGTGAGATTGTGAAAGTGGAGTTCTTAGTCCAGCGGCGCAAGAAGATAGGGCATTTCCTGACTGTCACCAAGGACGGGATCCTGCAGTTCTGGTCGGAGTCCTTCTCGCTGACCAGCTCCTTTAGG CTTTACCAGATCCATCCGCTCCACAACCAGCAGATGCGGGTCATCGACATGGTGTGTCTGCACAACATGAACCTGGTTGCGATAGTGTCGACCGACCAGAAGGTAG AGTTCTTTGATATCAGTAACCGTAAATGTGTCTGGGCCTTCACCTTCATCGATCTGGACAGTTGCGTCCTGACCTTGAACTACTG GTCTGACTATCACAGGGCTGTGTTCTGCTATGGGGACACCAAAGGCAATGTCATCGTCTTCACCTCCAACGATGTGACCCATGGGCTGTTCAACCCCTGAATCCTCCCCAGGACCTCCAGATGGG ATCACTGGACCGATGTTTCCACACGGAAGCTCTTAAATGAGAAGTCCCCTATGTATAGAAGTTACCGGCTGAGG GCTCTCCACCCCAACTGGTGTCAACAGGTCAAGTTTATCCCCCAGCTGAACCTGGTGGCTTCCTGTTCAGCCATCGAGGAGTCCTCTCTGGTGCTGACCATATTGCCGCCCGAAGTCCCAGAGAGCCTCAA GTTTTCAGTGCTGAATTTAAGAAAAGGGATTCTTTGCTTTGATTACTGCCCAGAAAAGAATGTCCTGG TGACTGGTGGCCATGACCCCCTCATCTGCCTGTGGAACCCCTTCTTCTCGAAGAAGCCTGTGTGGCTGATGAAGGGGCATGAGACCTCGGTGACACACATTCTCGTGAACAGCAAGCACAGCAGCGTCCTCCTCAGCATCTCCAAGGACAAG AATATTCGCGTGTGGGACATGCAGGACTACGAATGCCTCCAGTCCTTCTGCGGGAAGCATTTTGCCCTGGGACACTGCCCCATCACCAGCGCATACTTCCACAAGGATGACGACAGCCTCATCTGTAGCACCTACTCA ATTGGCATCCTAAAAGGGTACCTGGAGACGCAGGGGcctgggagagcagaggagaaGACCACGACTTACAGCACGCCCCTGTGCGCCATCCTCTACAGCAAGGTTTTCAAGCAG GTGGTGAGCGGCTGCCTGAGCGGCGTGGTGAGCGTGTGGGAGGTCGTGACGGGCAAAAGGATGACAGAGTTCTCCGTGAC CGACCAGCACGTGGAGCTGACCGCCACGCCCCTGGATGAGTCAGAGGCCTGCCTGCTCACGGGTCTGCGTGATGGCGCCACGAAGATGTGGAACTCCAGCGTTGGTGAGTGCCTGCTGACCTTCCCCAGCCCGGACCAGATGGAG ATTAGTGGGATCGTCCATATGAATAAAGTGTTCTACGTGACCAGATGGAGTAAGAGAATCACTTATTTCAC GTTCCACAAGACCAAGCCGGTGCTCTTGTGCTACCACTGGCAGACCTTCCACACGGAGGATGTCCTGAGCATGGCCAGGTACCAGAACCAGTTCCTTGGAACCTCCTCCTACAATGGGGACATCCTCTTCTGGAACATCAGCATGTTCGGGCCCATCCTCCATTTCAACGCCTCTCAGAGCCCCTTGCCCTCGCTGCCCAAGAGG gttccatccctgtgCCCTTTGCGGCTTGAGCAGCCGGCCCGCTTCTAG